CGAGGGGGCCTCGATGCTGCTCGTCATGTGGGCGGTTGCTCCGGTCGGATGGATGTCACAGCAGGTTTGTGTCGCGGTGACCCGTTTACGCCCCCGGATCCGCCGTCGGCCACACCGTCCGATCGGTGGTCCCGATCGTAGGTTGTATCCGACGACCGCGGACCTGCTCCCTGCCGAGGCACACGATCCGCGAGCGCATCGAACAGCTTACCGTGCGCATTACCACAGCATGCAAGCCCTCCCAGCACGTGATGAGATCCGCCGTCCACTGCTCGGGAAGAGCTTCCCCCCGACGCCCGGACCGGTCCGGCGCCCACGGCGTTCGACACCCCCGGCCGCGCGGCGGCCCGCAGGCGACGCGGCACCGTCCCGGGCACTAGCGTGACCACGTGGATGATGACGCCCGGCCGGACGACGACGTGCCCGGAGTGCTCCGCCGTCGGGTCAGCGACCGGGAGAGCCGGCGGGCCAACCGCCGGTGGTGGGACGCCGACGCCGACAACTACCAGGCCGAGCACGGCGGGTTCCTCGGCGAGGTGGACTTCGTGTGGTGCCCGGAGGGGCTGCGCGAGGCCGACGCCCAGCTGCTCGGCAGGCTGCCCGGCCGGCGGGTGCTCGAACTCGGCTGCGGCGCCGCCGCGGCGGCCCGCTGGTTGGCCACCCAGGGCGCCCGGCCGGTCGGGCTGGACCTGTCCGCCGGGATGTTGCGGCACGCCGCGCTCGCCGCCACCACCTCCGGGGTACGCGTGCCACTGGTCCAGGCGGACGCCCTGGCCCTGCCCTTCGGCTCCGGCACGTTCGACATCGTCTGTACGGCGTTCGGCGCGATCCCGTTCGTGGCGGACTCGGCGGCGGCGCTGCGCGAGGTGTTCCGGGTACTGCGGCCCGGCGGCCGCTGGGTCTTCTCGGTCACCCACCCGATGCGCTGGATCTTCCTCGACGATCCGGGCGAGGGCGGGCTGACGGCCACCCACTCGTACTTCGACCGCCGGCCGTACGTCGAGCAGGACGCCGCCGGCGTACCGAGCTACGTCGAGCAGCACCGCACCCTCGGCGACCGGGTACGCGAGATCGTCGGCGCGGGCTTCGTCCTGCGGGACGTCCTCGAGCCGGAGTGGCCGACCGGGCACGAGCAGATCTGGGGGCAGTGGAGCCCGCTGCGCGGTCAACTCTTCCCCGGCACCGCCATCTTCGTCTGCGACAAACCGGACAGCATGTCCGTCTAGCGTCGGTCCGGCTCCGTAGGCTGCTCCGGTGAGCGCCGAGCGGCCGCCGACCTGCTGGAGCTGGAGCAGCCGTTCCCGGTCAAACTTCCGATCGCGGAGATCATTCCGTAGCGGGGGCGATTGCGGACGGCTGACCCGGCCAGTTTTGTCCCGACCGGGCCGGGTAGACGCAGCACATGGCCGAGCGGAGGAAGCTGCACGAGGGCGACCGGGTGAGCTGGCGCAGTCACGGCTCCACGGCGCGCGGCACCGTCCAGGAGGAGATCACCGAACGGACGTACGCCGGCAAGCGCACCGTCGCCGCCTCGAAGGAGGATCCGCAGTACCGGGTCCGTACGGACGAGGGGCGGGACGCCGTACACAAGCCGGAGGCGCTCCGCGATGACTAGGCGCGAGGACGGCGGCGATCGCGACCCGGTCCGGGAGTTCAGGGACGCGGTCAACATGAAGCCGGGCGAACTCGGCACGTGGCTCGCCACGGACGATTCGAAGTCGGCCGGGCAGCACAAGGGCGGCGGCGAGTCGGTCGGGCACGAGTCGGGCCGGCGAATCATCGACCTGTTGCGCAAGCGGGCGAACCAGTTCACCGATCGCGACCTGGCACACATGCGCAAGGTCGTCGGGTACGTACGACGGCACATGGCCCAGCGCCCGTCCGGCGACGTACGCAACACCAGGTGGCGCTACTCGCTGATGAACTGGGGCCACGATCCGCTCAAGGAACCTCTTCCGCCGCCCGGCGGCCCGTCCCGCAAGGCCCTGCAACGGCATCAGGAGGCCGAGCGGTCGTCGGGGCGGAACCGGCGGCGTTGACGACCGTGGCCCGGCGGTGTCCCGGTCGGGACGGCTGTCAGTGGTCGGCGCTGTTCCAGTCCGTGCCGACGCCGACGGAGACCTCCAGCGGCACCGCCAGCGGATAGGCGCCACCCATCTCCCGGCGGACCAGCGCCTCCAGTTCGGGCCGCTCGCCGGGGGCCACCTCGAAGACCAGTTCGTCGTGCACCTGGAGGAGCATCCGGGACCGGAGCGCGGAGTCGCGGAGCGCGGTGTCGACGTGCAGCATCGCCACCTTGATGATGTCGGCGGCCGAGCCCTGGATCGGGGCGTTCAGCGCCATCCGTTCCGCCATCTCCCGACGCTGCCGGTTGTCGCTGACCAGGTCCGGCAGGTAGCGCCGACGGCCGAGGATGGTCTCGGTGTACCCGTCGAGCACCGCCTTCTTCACCACCGTCTGGAGGTAGTCGCGGACGCCGCCGAACCGGGTGAAGTACTCCTCCATCAGGGTCCGCGCCTCGTCCGCCCCGATGCCGAGCTGCTGGCCGAGGCCGAACGCGCTCAGCCCGTACGCCAGGCCGTAGTTCATTGCCTTGATCTTGCGCCGATGGTCCGGGGTGACCTCGGTCAGCGGAACCCCGAAGACCGACGAGGCGGTGGCGGCGTGGAAGTCGGCGCCGGAGTTGAAGGCCTCGATCAACGCCTCGTCGCCGGAGAGATGGGCCATGATCCGCATCTCGATCTGGCTGTAGTCGGCGGTGAGCAGGCAGTCGTAGTCCTGACCCACCACGAAGGCCCGGCGGATCCGCCGCCCCTCCTCGGTACGGATCGGGATGTTCTGCAGGTTGGGATCGGTCGAGGAGAGCCGGCCGGTCGCGGCCACCGTCTGGTGGAACGTGGTGTGGATCCGTGCGTCGTCGGAAACCGACTTGAGCAGGCCGTCGACGGTGGACTTGAGCCGGGCGACGTCACGGTGCCGGAGCAGGTGCTCCAACAGCGGATGCGGCTGCTGCGCGTACAGCCACTGCAGGGCGTCGGCGTCAGTGGTGTAACCCGTCTTGATCTTCTTGGTCTTCGGCAGGCCCAGCTCGGTGAAGAGGATCTCCTGCAACTGCTTGGGCGAGCCGAGGTTGAACTCCCGGCCGATCACCCCGTACGCCGCCTGGGCCACCGCCTTGACCTCGCCGGCGAAGTGCGCCTCCAGCTCCGACAGGTAGTCGGTGTCGGCGGCGATGCCGGTCCGTTCCATCGCGCCGAGCACCTCGACCAGCGGCTGCTCCACCCCGCCGAGCAGCCGGGCCGACAGCTCGCCGTCCCGGGACAGCTCCGCGTCGATGGCGTCGGCCAGGTCCAGGGTGGCCCGGGCCCGGAGCATCAGGTTCTGCTCGATCTCGCCGTCGTTGCCCAGCCCGTCGAAGGCGAGCTGACCGGTCTCCGGAACGTCGACCCGCAGCTCCCGGTGCAGGTAGCGCAGGGCCAGGTCGGTGAGGTCGTAAGAGCGCTGGTCGGGTCGGGCCAGGTAGGCGGCGAGCGCGGTGTCCCGCAGCACGCCGCGCAGCGTCCAGCCGTGCGCGGCGAACGCCAGCAGCGCCGGCTTGCTCTCGTGCAGCACCTTGGGCCGGTCCGGATCGGCCAGCCAGGCCGCCACCGCCACCTCGTCGGCCTGTTCCAGGGCGGCCGGGTCGAACCAGCCCGCCGCTCCGGTGGTGGTGGCCAGGGCGACACCGGTCAGCGAGCCGGTCCCCCGGCCGAACGTGCCGGCGACGGCGACGCCGGCCGGAACGCCGGAGGGCGCGTGTTCGGCCAGCCAGGCGGCCACCTCGCCGCTGGGCAGGACCTTGCCGGCCAGGTCGAAGCCGGCCTCGGCCTCCGGCTGGACCGCGTCCAGGTACTGGTAGAGCCGGTCCCGCAGGATCCGGAACTGCAGGGTGTCGAAGACCTGGTGCACCGCCTCGCGGTCCCAGCCCGCCCAGCGGGCGTCCTCGGGCCGCAGTGGCAGCTCGAGGTCGGCGACCAGGCAGTTGATCTCGTAGTTGCGGATCACGTCGGAGAGCCGCTCCCGCAGGCTCTCCCCCGCCTTGCCCTTGATCTCGTCGGCCCGGGCCACCACGCCCTCCACGCCGCCGTACAGGTTGATCCACTTCGCGGCGGTCTTGGGGCCGACTCCCGGTACGCCCGGCAGGTTGTCGCTGGTCTCGCCGACCAATGCGGCGAGGTCGCGGTAGCGGTCCGGCGCGACCCCGTAGCGGTCGCTGATCGCGGCCGGATTCATCCGGGCCAGGTCGGAGACGCCCTTGCGGGGATAGAGCACGGTGATCCGGTCGTCGACGAGTTGGAAGGCGTCCCGGTCACCGGTGGAGATCAGCACGTCCATCCCGGCGTCGCGGCCCTGGCAGGCGAGCGTGGCCAGCACGTCGTCGGCCTCGTAGCCCTCCTTCTCCACCACCGGCACCCGGAGCGCGGCCAGCACCTCCTTGACCAGGCTGACCTGGCCGTGGAAGTCGGTCGGGGTCTCCGAACGACCCGCCTTGTACTCCGCGTACTTCTCGGTCCGGAACGACCGGCGGGAGACGTCGAAGGCCACCACGATGTGGGTCGGCTGCTCGTCCCGCAACATGTTGATCAAC
The nucleotide sequence above comes from Plantactinospora soyae. Encoded proteins:
- a CDS encoding class I SAM-dependent methyltransferase, with translation MDDDARPDDDVPGVLRRRVSDRESRRANRRWWDADADNYQAEHGGFLGEVDFVWCPEGLREADAQLLGRLPGRRVLELGCGAAAAARWLATQGARPVGLDLSAGMLRHAALAATTSGVRVPLVQADALALPFGSGTFDIVCTAFGAIPFVADSAAALREVFRVLRPGGRWVFSVTHPMRWIFLDDPGEGGLTATHSYFDRRPYVEQDAAGVPSYVEQHRTLGDRVREIVGAGFVLRDVLEPEWPTGHEQIWGQWSPLRGQLFPGTAIFVCDKPDSMSV
- a CDS encoding hypervirulence associated TUDOR domain-containing protein, whose protein sequence is MAERRKLHEGDRVSWRSHGSTARGTVQEEITERTYAGKRTVAASKEDPQYRVRTDEGRDAVHKPEALRDD
- a CDS encoding DUF3140 domain-containing protein → MTRREDGGDRDPVREFRDAVNMKPGELGTWLATDDSKSAGQHKGGGESVGHESGRRIIDLLRKRANQFTDRDLAHMRKVVGYVRRHMAQRPSGDVRNTRWRYSLMNWGHDPLKEPLPPPGGPSRKALQRHQEAERSSGRNRRR
- the polA gene encoding DNA polymerase I; amino-acid sequence: MTASTPRLLLLDGHSLAYRAFFALPVENFSTTTGQPTNAVYGFTSMLINMLRDEQPTHIVVAFDVSRRSFRTEKYAEYKAGRSETPTDFHGQVSLVKEVLAALRVPVVEKEGYEADDVLATLACQGRDAGMDVLISTGDRDAFQLVDDRITVLYPRKGVSDLARMNPAAISDRYGVAPDRYRDLAALVGETSDNLPGVPGVGPKTAAKWINLYGGVEGVVARADEIKGKAGESLRERLSDVIRNYEINCLVADLELPLRPEDARWAGWDREAVHQVFDTLQFRILRDRLYQYLDAVQPEAEAGFDLAGKVLPSGEVAAWLAEHAPSGVPAGVAVAGTFGRGTGSLTGVALATTTGAAGWFDPAALEQADEVAVAAWLADPDRPKVLHESKPALLAFAAHGWTLRGVLRDTALAAYLARPDQRSYDLTDLALRYLHRELRVDVPETGQLAFDGLGNDGEIEQNLMLRARATLDLADAIDAELSRDGELSARLLGGVEQPLVEVLGAMERTGIAADTDYLSELEAHFAGEVKAVAQAAYGVIGREFNLGSPKQLQEILFTELGLPKTKKIKTGYTTDADALQWLYAQQPHPLLEHLLRHRDVARLKSTVDGLLKSVSDDARIHTTFHQTVAATGRLSSTDPNLQNIPIRTEEGRRIRRAFVVGQDYDCLLTADYSQIEMRIMAHLSGDEALIEAFNSGADFHAATASSVFGVPLTEVTPDHRRKIKAMNYGLAYGLSAFGLGQQLGIGADEARTLMEEYFTRFGGVRDYLQTVVKKAVLDGYTETILGRRRYLPDLVSDNRQRREMAERMALNAPIQGSAADIIKVAMLHVDTALRDSALRSRMLLQVHDELVFEVAPGERPELEALVRREMGGAYPLAVPLEVSVGVGTDWNSADH